CTCGCCGAGATCGTCAACGCCCCGACCCAGACCAGCCTGGTCGTCCGCCTGTCTCCGGTGCATGGGCGCGGGCGCTACCAGGGCATGTACACCATGTCCTGGGCGGTGGCCTCCCTCGTCGCCCCGCTGATGTCCGGCGTCGTCATCGACCGGTGGGGCGCGGAGTGGCTGTGGGGGCTGTGCGCGGTCATCGGGACGGCGGCGGGGATCGGGTACGGCGTCCTGATGCGGCGGCTTCCGTCACAGGACCCGGCGCCGGAGGCGTCCCCTGCGAAAACAGAGGTCAGCACGGCCTGACTCACGGATGCATCCGCGCCCCCTTCACCGCCTTGTCCACCGCGTTCCGCGGCCCGTACACCGCCAGCCCCACCAGGTCCAGCTCCCCCGTCGGCACGGCGCGCACCGCCGCCCGGTTGTCGCGGTCGTTGCCGGTGGTGAAGAGGTCGGAGGTGAAGACCGCGCGCGGGAGGGAACGGGACAGCACGCGCGCGTGGGCTGCCGTCAGGGTCTCCTTGGTGGCCTCGAAGACCAGGACGGGCTGACGGAACATCGGCAGGTACAGGACGCCGTCCGCGTCCTCGTAGGGCTCGCCGATCACCTCGGGGAGCTGGGCGCCCAGGCCGCTGACCAGGAACGCGGTGACGTTCAGGCGCTGCCAGGGCTCCAGGTCGTCGCGCAGGAGGACGGCGATCTTCGTGTCGAAACGGAGGGGTTGCTCGCTCATGCAGTGAGACTGCCGATCGTCGTACGCCATCGTCTTGTACGTTCTTTGCATGGCCACCCGGCGTGACGTCTCCGCCTGGCGCCCGCACGTCCCGGGCGTCGTCGAGGTCTTCCACGCGCACTTCACCGAGTACGCCTATCCGATGCACGTTCACGAGGCCTGGACGCTGCTCATCGTGGACGACGGCGCCGTACGGTACGACCTCGACCGGCATGAGCACGGCACCCCGCACGACACGGTGTCCCTGCTGCCGCCGCACGTCCCGCACAACGGCTCCCCCGCCACCCCGCACGGCTTCCGCAAGCGCGT
This genomic window from Streptomyces sp. DG2A-72 contains:
- a CDS encoding DUF2000 domain-containing protein; this encodes MSEQPLRFDTKIAVLLRDDLEPWQRLNVTAFLVSGLGAQLPEVIGEPYEDADGVLYLPMFRQPVLVFEATKETLTAAHARVLSRSLPRAVFTSDLFTTGNDRDNRAAVRAVPTGELDLVGLAVYGPRNAVDKAVKGARMHP